A part of Candidatus Eremiobacteraceae bacterium genomic DNA contains:
- a CDS encoding J domain-containing protein, which produces MSVQFKDYYKVLGVPKTAATKEIKSAYRKLARKWHPDVNPTKKKESEDKFKEIAEAYEVLGDAEKRKTYDTLGPDWQSRAQPPPGYQQWSTQGGPQGVHFGNGEFADEGFSDFFQQFFGNFGHTPGAPTTAGRRGQRGRRGQDIESEFSLSLREAYAGGQRSLSLQSQTQCPRCHGTGTENGKLCHQCHGTGAVNSQRTLDVTIPPGVRDGQRIRLSGQGGPGMGGGQSGDLYLIVRITRDPTFERRGDDLYEEHPVSVYTLVLGGEITVPTMTGHIDVKVPAGSQNGRTLRIGGKGMPRVAAGGGFGDLYVKLVAQVPTNLTDDERELFKQLAEKAKAR; this is translated from the coding sequence ATGTCCGTCCAATTCAAGGACTACTACAAGGTTCTCGGTGTCCCTAAGACGGCTGCGACAAAAGAGATCAAGTCGGCGTATCGTAAGCTCGCGCGCAAGTGGCATCCGGACGTCAACCCGACGAAAAAAAAAGAGTCTGAAGATAAGTTCAAAGAGATCGCCGAGGCCTACGAGGTGCTCGGGGACGCTGAAAAGCGAAAGACCTACGACACCTTAGGGCCCGACTGGCAGTCGCGCGCGCAACCCCCTCCCGGATATCAGCAATGGTCCACGCAAGGCGGGCCGCAGGGAGTCCACTTCGGCAACGGCGAGTTCGCGGATGAGGGATTCTCCGATTTCTTCCAGCAATTCTTTGGAAACTTCGGACATACGCCCGGTGCGCCGACCACAGCCGGGCGGCGCGGTCAACGCGGAAGGCGAGGTCAGGACATCGAGTCCGAATTCTCGTTGAGCTTGCGCGAGGCGTACGCCGGCGGACAACGCTCGCTCTCGCTGCAATCGCAAACGCAGTGCCCTCGCTGTCATGGCACCGGCACTGAAAACGGCAAGCTTTGCCACCAATGCCACGGAACGGGCGCGGTTAATTCGCAGCGCACCCTCGACGTCACGATTCCCCCAGGCGTCCGCGACGGTCAGCGGATCCGGCTGTCCGGTCAGGGCGGCCCAGGCATGGGCGGCGGTCAGAGTGGCGACCTTTACCTCATCGTGCGCATCACGCGCGACCCAACCTTCGAGCGCCGCGGCGACGATTTGTACGAAGAACATCCAGTCAGCGTCTACACGCTCGTGCTCGGCGGTGAGATCACCGTGCCGACGATGACCGGACATATAGACGTCAAAGTGCCCGCCGGTTCGCAAAACGGCCGCACGCTGCGCATCGGCGGCAAGGGAATGCCGCGGGTCGCAGCGGGCGGAGGCTTCGGCGACCTCTACGTAAAGCTCGTGGCGCAAGTGCCCACAAATCTTACCGACGATGAGCGCGAGTTGTTCAAGCAACTCGCGGAGAAGGCAAAGGCTCGCTGA
- a CDS encoding MerR family transcriptional regulator: MDTETSEGVYAITAVVAQFDLTPETLVRYERAGLLRPTIVNEVRFYTTADVERLSTIRRLTDICGLNLAGVDVVLRLVDEIRTLQHQLAP, from the coding sequence ATGGATACCGAGACCAGCGAAGGAGTCTACGCGATAACGGCAGTCGTCGCGCAATTCGATCTGACGCCCGAAACGCTCGTTCGCTACGAACGGGCTGGGTTGTTACGACCGACCATCGTCAACGAAGTGCGTTTTTACACCACGGCGGATGTAGAGCGCCTCTCGACCATCCGCCGGCTGACCGATATCTGCGGTCTGAACCTAGCCGGCGTCGATGTCGTGCTTCGTCTGGTCGACGAGATCCGGACACTGCAGCACCAACTGGCGCCTTAA
- a CDS encoding SAM-dependent methyltransferase, which produces MNDPRVEGIRSIGDTARWVAYYRALETDRKDAIFRDPFARDLAGDVGKRMADLNRSAAWSMIVRTAVMDELILREVNLGCDAVLNLGAGLDTRPQRLALPGSLRWIEVDLPDMIAYKNEKLTAAPASCFVERIGLDLADLAARRELFARVNSRARRVLVLSEGLIVYLSEEQVAQLGRDLHEYPNFALWLFDQTSPAIVALITRRYHHGLAAANAPMQFAPQTGLAFHAAQGWLPREERDMVGEAHRLGREMPMARLLWAVGLLRARNVKLWSTMALMERAPV; this is translated from the coding sequence ATGAATGATCCCAGGGTCGAAGGCATCCGGTCGATCGGTGATACCGCACGCTGGGTAGCCTACTACCGCGCGCTCGAAACCGACCGGAAGGACGCGATCTTCCGCGACCCATTCGCCCGCGATCTCGCCGGCGACGTCGGCAAGCGCATGGCCGACCTCAACCGCTCCGCAGCATGGTCGATGATCGTGCGGACGGCAGTGATGGACGAGCTCATCCTACGCGAAGTCAACCTCGGCTGCGACGCGGTGCTCAACCTCGGGGCGGGATTGGACACGAGGCCGCAGCGGCTCGCGCTGCCGGGGTCGTTGCGTTGGATCGAGGTCGATCTGCCGGACATGATCGCGTACAAGAACGAGAAGCTGACCGCAGCCCCTGCATCGTGCTTCGTGGAGAGGATCGGGCTTGACTTAGCCGATCTTGCTGCGCGGCGCGAATTGTTCGCGCGCGTCAATTCTCGCGCGCGCCGCGTGCTGGTGCTCAGCGAAGGTCTTATCGTCTATCTTTCCGAGGAACAAGTGGCGCAGCTCGGGCGCGACCTGCACGAATACCCGAACTTCGCGTTGTGGCTATTCGATCAAACTTCACCGGCGATCGTCGCGCTGATCACGCGAAGATACCATCATGGGCTTGCGGCCGCAAACGCGCCGATGCAGTTCGCGCCACAGACCGGCCTTGCGTTTCACGCGGCCCAAGGCTGGTTGCCGCGCGAGGAGCGCGACATGGTCGGCGAAGCGCATCGGCTTGGGCGTGAAATGCCGATGGCGCGACTGCTGTGGGCCGTGGGGCTGCTGAGAGCGCGCAATGTGAAACTCTGGTCGACTATGGCGCTGATGGAGCGGGCGCCGGTTTAA
- a CDS encoding class I adenylate-forming enzyme family protein: MDRPEAQSVAGLVAVRAEQDPTRSALVFPDDHADMTRADVHLRAGAAAVVFSSGGLAHGKKLAVMLPNGARYATSLFGAWRLGAIVVPVDPMLKGPDARDLIMASCATALVIDERRLVELSGLLEECNSLEAVFAIGGSPSLPRFRDFDALLSATVEKKESVAGGNPEAGDVAIEAYRFHTDNLEAVRRTHEALIEDAARLADQLAMTPEDRGICAIPLGHGDGVTALVAAVAAGSRLVIPERFDARHFWELAAAQRATWLALMPTQFLDLQFAGPPESSAHVSVRVVTIAGRTVTSKARDEFADKFGVRVVAQVTA; encoded by the coding sequence ATGGACCGCCCCGAAGCGCAATCAGTGGCCGGCCTCGTCGCAGTTCGTGCCGAGCAAGACCCAACGCGCAGCGCCCTCGTGTTTCCAGACGACCACGCCGACATGACGCGCGCCGACGTGCATCTACGCGCAGGTGCCGCAGCGGTGGTCTTTTCGAGCGGTGGCCTTGCGCACGGCAAAAAGCTCGCAGTGATGCTGCCGAATGGCGCGCGCTACGCGACCAGCCTCTTCGGCGCGTGGCGTCTCGGCGCGATCGTCGTGCCGGTGGACCCGATGCTCAAAGGGCCCGACGCGCGTGACCTCATCATGGCGAGCTGCGCGACCGCGCTCGTCATCGACGAACGGCGCCTGGTCGAACTGAGCGGACTTCTCGAAGAGTGCAATTCTCTTGAGGCGGTTTTCGCCATAGGCGGTTCGCCTTCGCTTCCCCGATTTCGCGACTTCGACGCGTTGCTCTCGGCAACAGTGGAAAAAAAAGAGTCAGTCGCCGGGGGCAATCCTGAAGCCGGCGATGTCGCGATCGAGGCCTATCGATTCCATACCGACAATCTCGAAGCGGTGCGGCGCACGCACGAAGCGTTGATCGAGGATGCCGCGCGGCTCGCGGACCAGCTTGCGATGACGCCCGAGGACCGCGGAATCTGCGCTATCCCGCTCGGCCACGGCGACGGCGTCACCGCGCTCGTCGCGGCGGTGGCGGCGGGTTCGCGGCTCGTCATCCCGGAGCGATTCGATGCGCGGCATTTCTGGGAACTGGCGGCCGCGCAACGCGCGACATGGCTTGCGCTCATGCCCACACAATTCTTGGACCTGCAATTCGCGGGGCCGCCCGAAAGTAGCGCGCACGTGAGCGTGCGCGTCGTGACGATCGCCGGTCGAACGGTCACTTCTAAAGCGCGAGACGAGTTCGCCGACAAGTTCGGCGTCCGCGTCGTCGCGCAGGTGACGGCATGA